From Symbiobacterium terraclitae, the proteins below share one genomic window:
- the lspA gene encoding signal peptidase II, with product MQSVLIAVAAVVLDQLTKWLVATRMTELAEISVIPGFFSLQYVHNTGAAFGMLKNGRWFFVAVAAAAVVGILYYLRQPEARHPLVRLSLGLIMGGAVGNMIDRIVTGRVVDFLLFYWRDYYFPNFNVADICVTVGVGLLFLHLLLTERESRA from the coding sequence TTGCAAAGTGTTCTCATTGCAGTGGCCGCAGTGGTGCTGGACCAGCTGACGAAGTGGCTGGTGGCGACCCGCATGACCGAGCTCGCGGAGATCTCGGTCATTCCCGGCTTCTTTTCCCTGCAGTACGTGCACAATACGGGTGCGGCCTTTGGCATGCTCAAGAACGGGCGCTGGTTCTTTGTCGCCGTGGCGGCTGCGGCCGTGGTGGGCATCCTCTACTACCTCCGACAGCCTGAGGCCCGCCACCCGCTGGTCCGCCTCTCGCTGGGGCTGATCATGGGCGGCGCCGTGGGGAACATGATCGACCGCATCGTCACCGGGCGAGTGGTGGACTTCCTCCTGTTCTACTGGCGAGACTACTACTTTCCGAACTTTAATGTAGCGGACATCTGCGTGACGGTGGGGGTAGGACTCCTGTTCCTCCACCTGCTGCTGACGGAGAGGGAGAGCAGGGCGTGA
- a CDS encoding yteA family sporulation protein, with amino-acid sequence MEIEALRQALLEEREAYQRQLEMIEETGLGTSQGDQLQEDSTVDNHPADLGTETFERSKDLGLRSNALRRLREIDIALERMESGTYGICEECGGPIAPERLEAFPSATTCIECQQRREALPDRFHRPIEEQVTSPPFGRTFRDSSGDPGYDGEDAWQEVAQYGTSETPQDVPGAVSYQDMYNSDEDVYGIVEPTDALIDEDGEPLQREDRDWDGGTVQYSAGLDDTLYGPDDMGGDYDWDPGLYFQGVLPERQFRRGKFPGRRPGRP; translated from the coding sequence ATGGAAATCGAGGCGTTGAGGCAGGCGCTCCTGGAGGAGCGGGAGGCTTACCAGCGCCAACTGGAGATGATCGAGGAGACCGGCCTGGGCACCTCGCAGGGCGACCAGCTGCAGGAAGACAGCACGGTGGACAACCACCCGGCCGACCTCGGCACCGAGACCTTCGAGCGGTCCAAGGACCTGGGGCTGCGCAGCAACGCACTGCGCCGCCTGCGGGAGATCGACATCGCCCTGGAGCGCATGGAGTCCGGCACCTACGGCATCTGCGAGGAGTGCGGTGGGCCCATCGCGCCGGAGCGGCTGGAGGCGTTCCCCAGCGCAACCACGTGCATCGAGTGTCAACAGCGGCGCGAGGCCCTGCCCGACCGGTTCCACCGGCCGATCGAGGAGCAGGTGACCAGCCCGCCCTTCGGCAGGACCTTCCGCGACAGTTCGGGCGACCCTGGCTACGACGGCGAGGACGCCTGGCAGGAGGTCGCACAGTACGGCACGTCGGAGACGCCGCAGGACGTACCCGGCGCCGTCTCGTACCAGGACATGTACAACTCTGACGAAGACGTCTACGGCATCGTCGAGCCGACCGACGCCCTGATCGATGAGGACGGCGAACCGCTGCAGCGTGAGGACCGGGACTGGGACGGGGGAACCGTGCAGTACAGCGCGGGCCTGGACGACACCCTCTACGGCCCGGATGACATGGGCGGCGACTACGACTGGGACCCGGGCCTGTACTTCCAGGGCGTGCTGCCCGAGAGGCAGTTCCGGCGCGGGAAGTTCCCCGGTCGGCGCCCGGGCCGCCCGTGA
- a CDS encoding peptide-binding protein — protein sequence MAALLCGLLLLTGCGSVLSRTKTAETPPAPSTLVYTTPGDASVLLPTLTVDTASSFVTDFIYDGLAVYDDQLNPHPALAESWEVEDDRIYTFKIRQGVTFHDGAPLTADDVRFTFLTIAHPDYQGVRFGDFTAVKGWGELARAYAAADAAVEEGRLTEAESRQQKLEAYEHFVQTGGLQVPDPYTFRVEAEYPFAPLFTRLTGYGIMPRHLLEPHISDLAGSPYATRPVGTGAMRLVEWKKNERIVLERNPDWHYSLTGRGGQIDRLIIQVVPGQKAAVAALERGETDVADIPPEMVAHFRANVPDVTLHEYATFAYTFLGYNLSHPIYSDIRVRRAITHALDRKAMIDQLLAGHGQVAHSHASPARWDYNPDLQAVSYDPAAAAQLLDQAGWLLGPDGLRYRDGQPFVMNLAVNVESQLRGQTALFIQEALRAVGIQVEIHAMGWDDFLAHISSDAKETYLLGWSLGFDPDPHSIFHSEGGFHPITGYSDPDCDRLIEEGRATTDQARRKQIYGRLQAHLAEQQVYTWLFAQDSVVGVSNRVQGVRHGSPRGLFWNWEEWSVNPAPKGAE from the coding sequence GTGGCCGCCCTGCTCTGCGGCTTGCTTCTCCTCACGGGCTGCGGCTCGGTGCTCTCCCGGACGAAGACGGCCGAGACACCGCCGGCCCCGTCCACGCTGGTCTACACGACGCCCGGCGACGCCTCGGTGCTGCTGCCCACGCTGACAGTGGACACCGCCTCCAGCTTCGTCACGGACTTCATCTACGACGGCCTGGCCGTGTACGACGACCAGCTGAACCCGCACCCGGCCCTCGCCGAGTCGTGGGAGGTCGAGGACGACCGCATCTACACGTTCAAGATCCGCCAGGGCGTCACGTTTCACGACGGGGCGCCGCTCACCGCCGACGACGTCCGCTTCACCTTCCTCACCATCGCTCACCCCGACTACCAGGGGGTCCGCTTCGGCGACTTCACCGCCGTCAAGGGGTGGGGTGAGCTGGCGCGAGCCTACGCCGCGGCAGACGCCGCCGTGGAAGAGGGTCGCCTGACGGAGGCCGAGAGCCGGCAGCAGAAGCTGGAGGCCTACGAGCACTTCGTGCAGACCGGCGGCCTGCAGGTGCCGGATCCGTACACCTTCCGGGTCGAGGCCGAGTACCCGTTCGCGCCGCTCTTCACCCGGCTGACCGGCTACGGCATCATGCCCCGCCACCTGCTGGAGCCGCACATCTCAGACCTGGCCGGGTCGCCCTACGCGACCCGCCCCGTGGGGACGGGGGCCATGCGCCTCGTGGAGTGGAAGAAGAACGAGCGCATCGTGCTGGAGCGGAACCCGGACTGGCACTACTCCCTGACGGGCCGGGGCGGGCAGATCGACCGGCTGATCATCCAGGTGGTGCCCGGCCAGAAGGCCGCCGTGGCGGCGCTGGAGCGCGGGGAGACCGACGTGGCGGACATCCCGCCGGAGATGGTCGCACACTTCCGCGCCAACGTCCCGGACGTGACCCTCCACGAGTACGCCACCTTCGCCTATACCTTCCTCGGGTACAACCTGAGCCATCCGATCTACTCCGACATCCGGGTCCGGCGGGCGATCACGCACGCCCTGGACCGCAAGGCGATGATCGACCAGCTGCTGGCCGGCCACGGGCAGGTGGCGCACAGCCACGCCTCGCCGGCCCGGTGGGACTACAACCCCGACCTGCAGGCCGTCAGCTACGACCCCGCGGCGGCGGCGCAGTTGCTGGATCAGGCCGGATGGCTTCTCGGGCCCGACGGGCTCCGCTACCGGGACGGGCAGCCGTTCGTCATGAACCTCGCCGTCAACGTGGAGAGCCAGCTGCGCGGGCAGACGGCCCTGTTCATCCAGGAAGCCCTGCGGGCCGTGGGCATCCAGGTGGAGATTCACGCCATGGGGTGGGACGACTTCCTGGCACACATCTCCAGCGACGCCAAGGAGACCTACCTCCTGGGCTGGAGCCTCGGCTTCGACCCCGACCCGCACTCGATTTTCCATTCCGAGGGCGGCTTCCACCCGATCACCGGGTACTCCGATCCCGACTGTGACCGCCTGATCGAGGAAGGGCGGGCCACCACCGACCAGGCCCGCCGCAAGCAGATCTACGGCCGGCTGCAGGCGCATCTGGCCGAGCAGCAGGTCTACACCTGGCTCTTCGCCCAGGACTCCGTCGTGGGCGTGAGCAACCGGGTCCAGGGCGTGCGCCACGGCTCGCCCCGGGGACTGTTCTGGAACTGGGAGGAGTGGTCCGTTAATCCGGCGCCGAAGGGCGCAGAATAG
- a CDS encoding DUF488 domain-containing protein: MAQQIQFKRIYDPQTPDDGLRVLCTAMWPRGVKKTAVDRWYRELGAPRDIIRPYLDGQVSWEEFRQRVWESLHTPEAQKALAELAEEVRQGRTVTLLTSVRDAVKTHLEIIADALQAHL; encoded by the coding sequence ATGGCCCAGCAGATTCAGTTCAAGCGGATCTACGACCCCCAGACTCCGGACGACGGGCTGCGCGTGCTCTGCACCGCCATGTGGCCGCGGGGCGTGAAGAAGACTGCGGTGGACCGCTGGTATCGGGAACTGGGTGCGCCGCGCGACATCATCCGCCCCTACCTGGATGGCCAGGTGAGCTGGGAGGAGTTCCGGCAGAGGGTCTGGGAGTCCCTCCACACGCCGGAGGCACAGAAGGCGCTGGCTGAACTGGCGGAGGAGGTCCGGCAGGGGCGGACGGTGACCCTGTTGACGAGCGTGCGCGACGCGGTGAAGACGCACCTCGAGATCATCGCAGACGCGTTGCAGGCGCACCTGTAG
- the pyrR gene encoding bifunctional pyr operon transcriptional regulator/uracil phosphoribosyltransferase PyrR, translating into MNEPKALLMDATQMNRALSRIAHEIIERNKGTEHVALVGIRRRGIPLAQRLAARLKEFEGRDVPVGSLDITLYRDDLTELAALPVVHKSEVNFKLPGTVVVLVDDVLYTGRTARAALDALLDIGRPAAIQLAVLVDRGHRELPIRADYVGKNVPTSRRERVEVHMTEVDGEDFVALYDIE; encoded by the coding sequence ATGAACGAGCCCAAGGCGCTTCTGATGGACGCGACGCAGATGAACCGGGCCCTGTCCCGCATCGCCCACGAGATCATCGAGCGGAACAAGGGCACCGAGCATGTGGCCCTGGTCGGCATCCGCCGGAGGGGCATCCCCCTGGCCCAGCGGCTGGCGGCCCGGCTGAAGGAGTTCGAGGGACGCGACGTGCCCGTCGGCAGCCTGGACATCACCCTCTACCGGGACGACCTGACCGAGCTGGCCGCCCTGCCGGTGGTCCACAAGAGCGAGGTCAACTTCAAGCTCCCGGGCACCGTGGTGGTGCTGGTGGACGACGTGCTCTACACCGGCCGCACGGCCCGTGCCGCGCTGGACGCCCTGCTGGACATCGGCCGGCCCGCCGCGATCCAGCTGGCCGTCCTGGTCGACCGGGGTCACCGCGAGCTGCCGATCCGGGCAGACTACGTCGGCAAGAACGTACCTACGTCCCGCCGGGAGCGGGTGGAGGTGCACATGACCGAGGTGGACGGCGAGGACTTCGTCGCCCTCTACGACATCGAGTAA
- a CDS encoding DUF5665 domain-containing protein: MHDGTTHVETPPDRPLPDSASAGADGAPDRADAASGASHGASSVAADLPGRADRPGRTDRAGRADRPGRAELEGTLAELVERLSVALERSNVLDYTILLQHPWRMMWINFLSGAARGLGIGIGFTVLTAVLLYILRGLMVANLPVIGDLIATIVRLVEQQLRP; the protein is encoded by the coding sequence ATGCACGACGGAACGACGCATGTGGAGACCCCTCCTGACCGCCCGCTCCCGGATTCTGCCTCCGCCGGCGCCGACGGGGCGCCCGACCGCGCTGACGCTGCGTCGGGCGCCAGTCACGGTGCTTCATCCGTGGCCGCCGACCTGCCCGGCCGCGCCGACAGGCCCGGCCGCACCGATCGGGCCGGTCGCGCCGACCGGCCTGGCCGCGCCGAGTTGGAGGGCACCCTCGCCGAACTGGTTGAGCGGCTGTCCGTGGCGCTGGAGCGGTCCAATGTGCTGGACTACACGATCCTGCTCCAGCATCCCTGGCGCATGATGTGGATCAACTTCCTGAGCGGCGCCGCCCGCGGTCTGGGCATCGGCATCGGGTTCACGGTGCTCACCGCGGTCCTGCTTTATATCCTGCGCGGTCTCATGGTGGCCAATCTGCCGGTGATCGGCGACCTCATCGCTACCATCGTCCGGCTGGTCGAGCAGCAGCTGCGTCCCTAA
- a CDS encoding aspartate carbamoyltransferase catalytic subunit, giving the protein MAGLARKDILGLQEMTVEEIDLILDTAEALKDLATRPIKKVPTLRGKAIVTLFYENSTRTARSFELAAKYLGADVINVSAATSSVQKGETLKDTARNLEAMGIDAVVVRHSMGGAPHLLARALRASVINAGDGLHEHPTQGLLDMLTIRQRKGGFKGLKVAIVGDSYHSRVARSNIYGLSKYGAEIWLAGPSTLLARGFEAYGVRTTTRVEEALEGADVVNVLRLQLERQEKGLFPTVAEYHKFWGVTEARLRLAKPDALLMHPGPMNRGVEISTAVADGAQSVITEQVTNGVAVRMALLYLLLGGGEPA; this is encoded by the coding sequence ATGGCCGGACTTGCGCGCAAGGATATCCTGGGCCTGCAGGAGATGACCGTCGAGGAGATCGACCTGATCCTGGACACGGCAGAGGCCTTGAAGGACCTGGCAACCCGTCCCATCAAGAAGGTGCCCACCCTGCGGGGCAAGGCGATCGTCACCCTGTTCTACGAGAACTCCACCCGCACGGCCCGGTCGTTCGAACTGGCAGCCAAGTACCTGGGGGCGGACGTGATCAACGTCTCGGCAGCTACCAGCTCCGTTCAGAAGGGCGAGACCCTGAAGGACACCGCCCGCAACCTGGAGGCGATGGGGATCGATGCGGTGGTCGTCCGCCACTCGATGGGCGGGGCGCCCCACCTCCTGGCCCGGGCCCTCAGGGCGTCGGTCATCAACGCCGGCGACGGCCTGCACGAGCACCCGACCCAAGGGCTCCTGGACATGCTGACGATCCGGCAGCGGAAGGGCGGCTTCAAGGGGCTGAAGGTGGCCATCGTCGGCGACTCGTACCACAGCCGGGTCGCCCGGTCCAACATCTACGGGCTCTCCAAGTACGGGGCGGAGATCTGGCTGGCGGGCCCGTCCACCCTGCTGGCCCGCGGCTTCGAGGCGTACGGCGTCCGCACCACCACACGTGTGGAGGAGGCGCTGGAGGGGGCCGACGTGGTCAACGTCCTCAGGCTGCAGCTGGAACGGCAGGAGAAGGGGCTCTTCCCCACCGTGGCCGAGTACCACAAGTTCTGGGGCGTGACCGAGGCGCGGCTGCGGCTGGCCAAGCCCGACGCGCTGCTGATGCACCCCGGCCCCATGAACCGGGGCGTCGAGATCTCCACGGCTGTGGCCGACGGCGCCCAGTCCGTGATCACCGAGCAGGTCACCAACGGCGTGGCGGTCCGCATGGCCCTGCTCTATCTCCTGCTGGGAGGGGGTGAACCGGCATGA
- the pyrF gene encoding orotidine-5'-phosphate decarboxylase, producing the protein MARNFADRLCAAVKLRRSHAVVGLDPVLPRLPEFIKREAAAQYGKTARGAAAAILAFNRLVIDAVADQVALVKPQSAFYELYGEHGVAAFWETVRYARSKGLLTIADAKRGDIGSTAEGYASAFFGHPSPLETWEEPDQWADSLTVNPYLGSDGLVPFVRRAEARGTGLFILVKTSNPSSGELQDQPLLSGETVAQQVAKLVDSLGSRLVGQAGYSAVGAVVGATYPEDLKRYRAEMPRAILLVPGYGAQGGTADDVVGAFNLDGLGAVINASRSIIYAYPGTDPSPQEAAAAIAGAVAAMNRDINGALQAAGKLAW; encoded by the coding sequence GTGGCCCGGAACTTCGCCGACCGGCTGTGCGCAGCCGTGAAGCTGCGCCGCTCCCACGCCGTGGTGGGGCTCGACCCCGTGCTGCCCAGGCTTCCCGAGTTCATCAAGCGGGAGGCCGCTGCGCAGTACGGCAAGACCGCCCGGGGCGCCGCGGCGGCCATCCTGGCCTTCAACCGCCTGGTCATCGACGCGGTGGCCGACCAGGTCGCCCTGGTGAAGCCGCAGTCCGCATTCTACGAACTCTATGGCGAGCACGGCGTGGCGGCCTTCTGGGAGACGGTGCGCTACGCCCGCAGCAAGGGCCTGCTCACCATCGCCGACGCGAAGCGGGGCGACATCGGCTCCACCGCGGAGGGCTACGCCTCGGCCTTCTTCGGCCACCCGAGCCCGCTGGAGACCTGGGAGGAGCCCGACCAGTGGGCCGACTCGCTCACCGTCAACCCCTACCTGGGCAGCGACGGGCTGGTGCCGTTCGTGCGGCGGGCCGAGGCCCGGGGGACCGGGCTGTTCATCCTGGTGAAGACCTCCAACCCCTCCTCGGGGGAGCTGCAGGACCAGCCGCTGCTCTCCGGCGAGACGGTAGCCCAGCAGGTGGCCAAGCTGGTGGACTCGCTGGGGTCCCGGCTGGTGGGGCAGGCGGGTTACTCCGCCGTCGGGGCGGTGGTCGGCGCGACCTACCCCGAGGACCTGAAGCGCTACCGGGCGGAGATGCCCCGGGCAATCCTGCTGGTGCCGGGCTACGGCGCGCAGGGCGGCACGGCGGATGACGTGGTCGGCGCCTTCAATCTGGACGGGCTGGGGGCGGTGATCAACGCGTCCCGGTCGATCATCTACGCCTATCCGGGCACCGACCCGTCACCGCAGGAGGCCGCGGCCGCCATCGCCGGGGCGGTGGCGGCCATGAACCGGGACATCAACGGCGCCCTCCAGGCGGCGGGCAAGCTGGCGTGGTGA
- a CDS encoding acyl-CoA dehydrogenase family protein has product MFVKGEYPEDYFQAFRETGLLGVAIPEEYGGAGLGCLGLVLAVEEVAKHCCAAGLMLLLTRLSTMAISLAGTEAQKQEYLRGTATGRRRGSFCLSEPDAGSDTQSIRTRAERRGDRYVINGTKSWISGAGVADFFIVAAKTRTDVPGARGFSVFVVDRDTPGVTVGKKEQKMGVRGIPVHQVIFEDVVVPASCLLGQENEGFKLIMQNLNAVRPVVAARGVGLAEGALMYWVEFARSRHTFGRPIIEHQGLQWMAADLAAEIEACRLLTYRAASLVDQGKVGREAAHFLSMAKLRATELAVRASNDCLQMMGAVGYMEEYPMARFVRDARQLTIVEGTSQIQKGIIGRALADGLLAW; this is encoded by the coding sequence ATGTTTGTCAAGGGCGAATACCCCGAGGACTACTTCCAGGCTTTCAGAGAGACGGGGCTGCTGGGCGTGGCGATCCCCGAGGAGTACGGCGGTGCGGGCCTCGGGTGCCTCGGCCTGGTCCTGGCGGTGGAGGAGGTAGCCAAGCACTGCTGCGCGGCGGGCCTGATGCTTCTCCTGACCCGCCTGAGCACCATGGCGATTTCCCTCGCGGGGACCGAGGCGCAGAAGCAGGAGTACCTGCGGGGCACGGCGACCGGTCGGCGGAGAGGGTCGTTCTGCCTCTCGGAGCCCGACGCCGGCTCCGATACGCAGTCCATCCGGACGCGGGCGGAGCGGAGGGGCGACCGCTACGTCATCAACGGCACCAAGAGCTGGATCAGCGGGGCCGGCGTGGCGGACTTCTTCATCGTGGCCGCCAAGACCCGGACCGACGTCCCCGGGGCACGGGGCTTCTCGGTCTTCGTGGTCGACCGCGACACCCCCGGTGTCACGGTGGGCAAGAAGGAGCAGAAGATGGGCGTGCGGGGGATCCCCGTGCACCAGGTCATCTTCGAGGATGTCGTGGTTCCGGCGAGCTGCCTCCTGGGGCAGGAGAATGAGGGCTTCAAGCTGATCATGCAGAACCTGAACGCCGTGCGGCCGGTGGTGGCGGCGCGGGGTGTCGGCCTCGCCGAGGGCGCCCTGATGTACTGGGTGGAGTTCGCCCGGAGCCGCCACACCTTCGGCAGGCCGATCATCGAACACCAGGGGCTGCAGTGGATGGCGGCCGATCTGGCAGCGGAGATCGAGGCCTGTCGCCTGCTCACCTACCGGGCCGCGAGCCTGGTCGACCAGGGGAAGGTGGGGCGGGAGGCGGCCCACTTCCTCTCCATGGCCAAGCTCAGGGCCACCGAACTGGCCGTGAGGGCGAGCAACGACTGCCTGCAGATGATGGGCGCCGTGGGCTACATGGAGGAGTACCCGATGGCCCGCTTCGTCCGGGATGCCCGGCAGCTCACGATCGTGGAGGGGACCAGTCAGATCCAGAAGGGGATCATCGGAAGGGCCCTGGCCGACGGCCTCCTTGCATGGTAA
- a CDS encoding RluA family pseudouridine synthase: MREIRIVAEESHGRLDAFLAGREELGLSRSRIKGLIEEGHVTLNGVVPKAKQSVEPGDEIVVAIPDPEPVDLEPEDIPLDIVYEDEDLLVINKQRGLVVHPAAGHWRGTLVHAVLDKVEDLEGIGGELRPGIVHRLDKDTTGLLVVAKTERAMASLQDQIREHTARRIYWALVHGNSMPDAGRIEAPIGRHPTDRKRMAVNTKTGREAITRFRVLERYRGYALLECQLETGRTHQIRVHLSFIGHPVVSDPLYGTRKPHLGMPPQALHARQLGFRHPATGEWMEFTAEPPADMMAVIQRLREEA; this comes from the coding sequence GTGAGGGAGATTCGGATCGTCGCAGAGGAGAGCCACGGCCGCCTCGACGCCTTCCTCGCCGGGCGGGAGGAGCTGGGGCTCTCCCGCTCTCGTATCAAGGGTCTGATCGAGGAGGGGCACGTCACCCTGAACGGGGTGGTGCCGAAGGCGAAGCAGTCGGTGGAGCCCGGGGACGAGATCGTGGTCGCGATCCCCGATCCGGAGCCTGTGGACCTGGAGCCCGAGGACATCCCTTTGGATATCGTCTACGAGGACGAGGACCTGCTGGTCATCAACAAGCAGCGGGGGCTGGTCGTCCACCCGGCCGCGGGCCACTGGAGGGGAACGCTCGTCCATGCCGTGCTCGACAAGGTGGAGGACTTGGAAGGAATCGGCGGGGAGCTGCGCCCCGGCATCGTCCACCGGCTGGACAAGGACACGACCGGACTGCTGGTGGTCGCCAAGACCGAGCGGGCGATGGCGAGCCTGCAGGATCAGATCCGGGAGCACACGGCCCGGCGTATCTACTGGGCGCTGGTCCACGGCAACAGCATGCCGGATGCCGGGCGGATCGAGGCGCCCATCGGGCGGCATCCGACGGACCGCAAGCGGATGGCGGTCAACACCAAGACCGGGCGGGAGGCCATCACCCGCTTCCGGGTGCTGGAGCGGTACCGGGGGTACGCGCTGCTCGAGTGCCAGCTGGAGACCGGCCGGACGCACCAGATCCGCGTCCATCTCTCCTTCATCGGCCACCCGGTGGTCTCCGACCCGCTCTACGGCACCCGGAAGCCGCACCTGGGCATGCCGCCCCAGGCCCTGCACGCCCGGCAGCTGGGTTTCCGGCACCCCGCCACGGGCGAGTGGATGGAGTTCACGGCCGAGCCGCCGGCCGACATGATGGCGGTCATCCAGAGACTGCGGGAGGAGGCATGA
- a CDS encoding dihydroorotate dehydrogenase electron transfer subunit produces the protein MRPPEQVALRQARVRAAWVMEQARVLAHDGDGEIYKLTLAAPEVARRATAGQFVEIHPVARHPGGTPAIDPLLRRPLSLCEIRPEAGEVSLIYRVVGRGTRALAALQPGDTVDLLGPLGHSFPAPAAGRGRLLLIGGGLGIPPMAAAARWAVQAGRPALAILGARSARYLAGAREVAATGVEVITVTDDGSAGQRGLVTDVLDRLLVGTDRVGGRGAGVDTTHAGEVWACGPEPMLVAVKERCAAAGVPCFVSVERFMACGFGACLGCTVPRAGGGYLKTCQDGPVFPAEEVVLGGF, from the coding sequence ATGAGGCCGCCCGAGCAAGTGGCGCTCCGGCAGGCCCGGGTGCGGGCGGCGTGGGTGATGGAGCAGGCGCGCGTCCTCGCCCACGACGGGGACGGCGAGATCTACAAGCTCACCCTCGCCGCCCCCGAGGTGGCGCGACGGGCGACTGCGGGGCAGTTCGTGGAGATCCACCCCGTGGCGCGCCACCCGGGCGGGACACCCGCCATCGACCCGCTGCTGCGCCGGCCGCTCTCGCTCTGCGAGATCCGGCCCGAGGCCGGGGAGGTCAGCCTGATCTACCGGGTCGTGGGCCGCGGCACCCGCGCCCTGGCTGCGCTCCAGCCGGGCGACACCGTCGACCTGTTGGGGCCGCTCGGCCACTCGTTCCCCGCCCCGGCCGCCGGACGGGGACGGCTGCTGCTGATCGGCGGCGGGCTCGGCATCCCGCCGATGGCGGCCGCCGCCCGCTGGGCTGTGCAGGCCGGGCGTCCCGCGCTGGCCATCCTCGGTGCCCGCAGCGCCCGGTACCTGGCCGGTGCTCGGGAGGTCGCGGCAACCGGTGTCGAGGTGATCACCGTGACCGACGATGGCTCTGCGGGGCAGCGGGGCCTCGTCACGGATGTACTGGACAGACTGTTGGTCGGTACCGATCGGGTTGGCGGCCGCGGGGCGGGGGTTGACACCACCCACGCCGGCGAGGTCTGGGCGTGCGGCCCGGAGCCGATGCTGGTGGCCGTGAAGGAGCGCTGCGCTGCCGCCGGCGTGCCCTGCTTCGTGTCGGTGGAGCGGTTCATGGCCTGCGGCTTCGGCGCCTGCCTTGGCTGCACGGTGCCCAGGGCCGGCGGCGGCTACCTGAAGACGTGCCAGGATGGCCCCGTCTTCCCGGCGGAGGAGGTGGTGCTCGGTGGGTTCTGA
- a CDS encoding dihydroorotase: MSTLLIRNGRLLDPASRVDRVADLLVVGGRIRAIGTDLPAPEGAAVIDATGKVVAPGFIDVHVHLRVPGQEYKEDMRTGTAAAVRGGFVGVVCMPNTRPVVDSAPLVSYLVDLAAREGLCRVWPTGAITKGSKGEELAEIGEMYEAGACAITDDGRPVDRAETMRQAMIYASQFDLPVMDHCEDKSLSGSGCMHEGRVSSALGLKGIPSASEEVHVARNILLALETGARVHIQHLSSRRSVDLVRWGKALGARVTAEATPHHFTLTDQAVADMAYSTNTKMNPPLREEADRQAILEGIADGTIDVIATDHAPHHIDEKDVEYPLAAFGITGLETAVGLALDRLVRPGVISLEQLILLMSTRPAQLIRRTPPALTEGAEADITILDLDRTWTVRAEEMASKSKNSPFIGWTLTGAPHATVVGGRLRMLEMKVIAE; this comes from the coding sequence ATGAGCACCCTGCTGATCCGGAACGGCCGGCTCCTGGACCCCGCGAGCCGCGTCGACCGCGTGGCGGACCTGCTGGTCGTGGGCGGGCGGATCCGGGCCATCGGGACGGACCTGCCGGCCCCGGAGGGCGCCGCGGTCATCGACGCTACCGGCAAGGTGGTGGCGCCTGGCTTCATCGACGTCCACGTGCACCTGCGCGTCCCGGGCCAGGAGTACAAGGAGGACATGCGCACCGGCACCGCGGCCGCGGTGCGCGGCGGGTTCGTCGGCGTCGTCTGCATGCCCAACACCCGCCCGGTGGTGGACAGCGCCCCGCTGGTCTCGTATCTGGTGGACCTGGCCGCCCGGGAGGGGCTCTGCCGGGTCTGGCCGACCGGTGCGATCACCAAGGGCTCCAAGGGCGAGGAGCTGGCCGAGATCGGCGAGATGTACGAGGCCGGCGCCTGCGCCATCACGGACGACGGCCGCCCCGTCGACCGGGCGGAGACCATGCGCCAGGCGATGATCTACGCCAGCCAGTTCGACCTGCCCGTCATGGACCACTGCGAGGACAAGTCGCTCTCGGGCAGCGGCTGCATGCACGAGGGGCGGGTCTCCTCCGCGCTGGGCCTGAAGGGGATCCCCTCCGCCTCCGAGGAGGTCCACGTCGCCCGCAACATCCTGCTGGCGCTGGAGACCGGCGCCCGGGTCCACATCCAGCACCTCTCCAGCCGCCGCTCCGTGGACCTGGTCCGCTGGGGCAAGGCCCTCGGCGCCCGGGTGACGGCGGAGGCGACGCCGCACCACTTTACCCTCACCGACCAGGCCGTGGCCGACATGGCCTACTCCACCAACACCAAGATGAACCCGCCCCTGCGGGAGGAGGCGGACCGGCAGGCGATCCTGGAGGGCATCGCCGACGGCACCATCGACGTGATCGCCACCGACCACGCCCCGCACCACATCGACGAGAAGGACGTGGAGTACCCGCTGGCGGCCTTCGGCATCACGGGACTCGAGACGGCGGTGGGCCTCGCCCTCGACCGCCTGGTGCGGCCGGGCGTGATCAGCCTGGAGCAGTTGATCCTCCTCATGTCCACCCGTCCCGCGCAGCTGATCAGGCGGACCCCGCCCGCCCTGACCGAGGGGGCCGAGGCGGACATCACGATCCTGGACCTCGACCGCACCTGGACCGTGCGGGCCGAGGAGATGGCTTCGAAGTCCAAGAACTCGCCGTTCATCGGCTGGACCCTCACCGGCGCGCCCCACGCCACGGTCGTCGGCGGCCGGCTGCGGATGCTCGAGATGAAGGTGATCGCCGAATGA